GATCATTCCCGGGGTCAGTTCATTCCAGGCTGCTGCGGCTGCACTGGAACAGGAGTATACACTCCCGGGGATCAGCCAGTCCCTGATTATCACAAGAGCTGCCGGCCGGACTCCAGTTCCGGAAAAAGAGAATTTAAAAGTTTTGGCAAAGGCCGGAACAACAATGGTCCTTTTTCTGAGCATTTCACTTATAGATAAGGCTGTAGAGGATCTTCAGGATTCCTATTCAGCGGATACTCCCGCAGCCGTAGTCTACAGGGCATCATGGCCGGATCAGAAAATAATCAGAGGCACCCTCTCCGCTATTCCTCAACTGGTTAAGGATGCCGGAATCACAAGACAGGCTCTTGTCATCATCGGTGATGTTCTGAAAGGTGAATATGAAATGTCCAAACTCTATGACCCTTCATTCTCCCATGGATGGAGGAAGGGCAGGAAAGACAATTGATTCCTGAAAAGATCGCCGTTATATCGGTAACAGACAGCAGTGAACTGACAGCAAAGCGCCTTGCCGCTGCCCTGGGTGCCGATACATTCAGGCCCGAAAAAGGCGGCCTGAGAGCTCTGGTGGAAAACATTTTTCACTCCTATGACGGTCTGATCTTTATAATGGCTTCAGGAATAGTGATCCGTATGATAGCACCCCTTATCTCTGATAAATATCACGATCCAGCTGTCATTACGGTGGATGATGCCTGCCGCTATGCAATAAGTACACTCTCAGGACATGAGGGCGGTGCTAACGATTTATGCTGGAAAGTGGCCTCTTTTCTTGGTGCTGAGGCTGTGATTACGACAGCATCGGATACCAATCGATCCATTGTTCTGGGCATCGGCTGTAGAAAAGATATCAGTGAAGAAGCTGTAAGGATTTCTATAGAGGAAGTTCTTGAAGAGCAGAGCCTTACAATCGAAGACATCCGCTGTGCCGTCAGTGCAGAGCTGAAAAAAAATGAAGAAGGGCTTCTCCGGGCTATGGAGAAATTGGGGATTCCCCTGATTTTTCAGCCCCTGGAGAAAATCAGAAGCAGCTGTTTTGAAGATGTAACTCCCTCAGATGCGGCAATACGGCATTTTAATATACCCGGCGTCAGTGAACCATGTGCCCTCCTGACCGCAAAAAACGGGCGTCTCATAATGAAAAAGAAGAAGATACGGGGTGTTACCATCGCTCTGGCAAAGGAAGATATATGAACAATTCAGAAATATCAGAACAAGGAAAACTCACCATAGTAGGAACCGGACCGGGAACTGATCAGCTTCTGGCACCTGCAGCAAAACAGGCCCTCCTGGAGGCGGATTCTGTTATCGGATATAAGACCTATGTGGATCTGATCCGTCATATTCTCCCGGAGAGCTGTGATATTCAGGCCTATGGAATGCGGCAGGAAGTTGAGCGCAGCCGGGCTGCTGCTGCACTGGCTCTTGAGGGGAAAAAAGTTTGTATTGTCTCTGGTGGAGATGCCGGAGTATTCAGTATTGCCGGACCTGTTCTGGAGGTAATTTCAGAAGAGGATCTAGAAAAACTGAATCTTTCCATTATTCCTGGAATAACTTCGGCACTCTCATCGGCAGCCCTTCTGGGTGCTCCTTTAATTCATGATTTTGCTGTGATCTCATTAAGCGATCTTCTTACACCGACAGAACTTATTGAGAAGAGACTCAGCCTTGCCGCCGAGGGTGATTTTGTTGTAGTCCTGTATAATCCTGCAAGTAAGAAAAGAACTGAACTCATAAAAAAATGCGCTCAGATTATGATTGAGGCCGGTAGAAAAGATACCCCTGTGGGCATTGTACGCCATGGGTTCAGGGCAGATCAGAATGTGACAGTTACAACTGTAAGTGAGATGCTGAACCATGATATTGATATGAATACCACAGTGGTTATAGGCAACAGCAGAACCTATAGGAAAGGGCGTTTTATGGTTACTCCCCGGGGGTATGCTCTGTAGTCTTCCTATCTTTTATATCTGAAAGGGCGTCTTCATAGACATCTATGTAGGCAAGAGCCGAAGGCTTCCATGAAAAATCCTTATTCATACCGTTCCTTCTTAAAATCCTGACTTTATCAGGAGACTCTTCCCAGCACTCTACAGCTCTGTCCAGAGTCTCTCTCAGATATTCGGGGTCAGCCTTTTCATAGACAAATCCAGTCGCCTGTTTCCAGCCTTCCCTGGAGAGTGGATCCCTGACAGAATCAGCCAGACCTCCCGTTTTTCTCACTATGGGTATAGTTCCGTATTTCAGACTGTAGAGTTGATTCAGACCGCAGGGCTCGTAATGGCTTGGCATTATGAAAAAATCGGCACCCCCTTCAATGAGGTGAGACATCTCTTCATTGTATGCAATTTTGACGGATAGATTGGGCAGCTCACTGCTCAGTTTTTTAAGTTCTTCTTCAACCCAGGGTTCTCCGGTTCCAAGAATCACTACCTGAACCTTCTGTTCCCGGCAGAATCCCTCAAGGATGCCGTATCCCGGTCTGCAGAGCTCTTCAATTCCTTTCTGTTCAACAAGACGGGTAATCATGGCAAACAGAGGGATTTTCGGATCTTCAACCAGACTCATCTTTATCTGGAGTCTGGTTTTACACTGAGCTTTACCTTTCAAATCATAACTCGAGTAGTTATGGGGAGAGATGTATCTGTCAGATTCAGGATTCCAGCTGCTGTAATCTACTCCGTTTAGAATCCCTGTAAGATAATCCGCTCTATGATTCAATGACTGATCCAGGCCATGTCCATAGGCAAGGGTTTTGATCTCTTCAGCATAGTTTGGTGATACTGTGGTAATTCTATTGTTGTTTTCAATACCTGTTTTAAGGAAGTTAACATAGCCGTCCTTCATCATATTGAAACGATGGGTGTCATCCTGTTTCAGTCCTGTCCAGGGGAGGTCTCTTTTATGATAGGTCCCCTGATATCCCATATTGTGAATTGTAAAGACAGAAGCTGTATTTTTAAATTTTTCATCCGATCTTTTCAGATAAAGAGGAGAAAGTCCTGTGGGCCAGTCATGGCTGTGAAGTATATCTGGAATCCAGTTCAGATAGAGACAGACCGATTCAAATGAAGCTGCCAAGAGGCTGAATCTGTGAGCATTATCCGGGTATGAGGACGCCGGGGTGGGACCGTATATTCCTTTCCGACTAAAGTATTTATCACTCTCTAAAAAGTAGACGGTAATACCGGATTCATCCATTTCAGTACTGTAGAGGGCCGCTTTTTCTGTTCGAAAGACCATATTTATGTGTAATTCACTAAGAAACTCAAGTCCCTCACGCTTTACATCATTGTAGAGAGGCATCAGTATGCGCACATCACTGTCTTCCTGTTTCAAGGCCAGAGAAAGTGCACTTACCATATCAGCCAGTCCACCCGACTTGGCATAGGGAACAGTTTCACTGCTCATCATAAGTATTTTCATGGATAAGCCCCTCCGTTATTATTCATCGTTTAATAAATCAATAGGAAGTATTCCCCTGGGAGCAAAATCTCCCCTGATGGCGGCAAAACCGGCCTGATAGGATTCTATTCCAGTACCATAAACAGCCACTGCATCTCTGACCCAGGGTACATCATTAAGATAGATTGGAGTCAGTGAGGAGAGGACAATAATTTTATCTTCCAGATCTTCAAGTTCTTTCAGAATCCTGAGATCCTGTTTTCTGGACAGGCTGAAAATAATATAATCAAAATTGTCTGCCTGTTCCTTAATATAATCGACAACCTGCCATTTTTCATTAGTTTCGAAAGAGTAGGGTATACGCATACTATTGCCATGGAAAAAGGCAGTGCCGCTTCGTCTGAACTCTGAGTAGAGCCCGGCGATCAGTACCTGACTGTTTGCAGGGAGGGGAAAGGAAGACTGTCTCAGAATAGTTATACTTCTTGCTGCCTGACCGAAGAAAAACTCCTGACTCCCTGCAGCGGGAATATCCTGATCAATTCCCTGAGTATCCGGTTTGAAAGGAACATGATCCTCTCTTTTAAGATAATCAGCTTTTACTTTCAGTATCCGTGCAGCAGCAATGCGCATACTTTTTTCAAAATCACTGTCATTTTGAATCAGATACATCAGGTGGTTCCATATCTGCTGATGCATTGACGGTGATCGGCTGATAAGGAGAAAATCACTTCCCGCCCGTATTGCTGTTTCACAAATTTCCGGTAGTGATTCATTCTCGTACTGGGCGCCGTGCATTACGAGGTCGTCCGTTATTACGAGTCCTTCGTAATTCAGTTCATCCCTCAGTATATCTTTAAGGAAAACTGAACAGAGAGAAGCAGGTTTCATATTACCCGTAATTTCAGGAAATGCCAGGTGACCGGCCATTATGGCGGGGAGACCTTCCTGAATCATCATTTTATAGGGAATCAGATCGTGACTATCCAGAAATTTACGGTCAGAAGGGATCACAGGAAGTGTTCCATGGGAGTCTTGATCGGCATTGCCGTGACCCGGGAAATGTTTAGCCGTGGCAATAACGCCGGCATCTTCCATTCCCTTGAAAAAAGCAGTACCAAGTACGCCGGTCTGGATCGGGTCCTGTGAAAATGCACGGGGACCGATTACATCCGCAAGAGGATTAAGGTATACATCCACCGTGGGAGCAAAATTCATATTGATTCCAAGACGCCGAAGTTCGGAAGCTATGTAATATCCTGTCTGGTAAGAGTCATGGGGAATACCGGAAGCACCTAAAGCCAGGTTTCCCGGAGTAATTGAGCTCTCTCCCTTTATATGTCGAACCCAACCG
Above is a window of Oceanispirochaeta sp. M1 DNA encoding:
- the cobM gene encoding precorrin-4 C(11)-methyltransferase is translated as MKVVFIGAGPGDPDLITVKGSKVLAKALVVIYAGSLVSPEILTWCAASPEIMDSAGMDLEQVCQVYKEHQNEEGIIARVHTGDPSLYGAIQEQMDYLRSENIPFEIIPGVSSFQAAAAALEQEYTLPGISQSLIITRAAGRTPVPEKENLKVLAKAGTTMVLFLSISLIDKAVEDLQDSYSADTPAAVVYRASWPDQKIIRGTLSAIPQLVKDAGITRQALVIIGDVLKGEYEMSKLYDPSFSHGWRKGRKDN
- a CDS encoding cobalt-precorrin 5A hydrolase; amino-acid sequence: MIPEKIAVISVTDSSELTAKRLAAALGADTFRPEKGGLRALVENIFHSYDGLIFIMASGIVIRMIAPLISDKYHDPAVITVDDACRYAISTLSGHEGGANDLCWKVASFLGAEAVITTASDTNRSIVLGIGCRKDISEEAVRISIEEVLEEQSLTIEDIRCAVSAELKKNEEGLLRAMEKLGIPLIFQPLEKIRSSCFEDVTPSDAAIRHFNIPGVSEPCALLTAKNGRLIMKKKKIRGVTIALAKEDI
- the cobJ gene encoding precorrin-3B C(17)-methyltransferase produces the protein MNNSEISEQGKLTIVGTGPGTDQLLAPAAKQALLEADSVIGYKTYVDLIRHILPESCDIQAYGMRQEVERSRAAAALALEGKKVCIVSGGDAGVFSIAGPVLEVISEEDLEKLNLSIIPGITSALSSAALLGAPLIHDFAVISLSDLLTPTELIEKRLSLAAEGDFVVVLYNPASKKRTELIKKCAQIMIEAGRKDTPVGIVRHGFRADQNVTVTTVSEMLNHDIDMNTTVVIGNSRTYRKGRFMVTPRGYAL
- the glgA gene encoding glycogen synthase GlgA produces the protein MKILMMSSETVPYAKSGGLADMVSALSLALKQEDSDVRILMPLYNDVKREGLEFLSELHINMVFRTEKAALYSTEMDESGITVYFLESDKYFSRKGIYGPTPASSYPDNAHRFSLLAASFESVCLYLNWIPDILHSHDWPTGLSPLYLKRSDEKFKNTASVFTIHNMGYQGTYHKRDLPWTGLKQDDTHRFNMMKDGYVNFLKTGIENNNRITTVSPNYAEEIKTLAYGHGLDQSLNHRADYLTGILNGVDYSSWNPESDRYISPHNYSSYDLKGKAQCKTRLQIKMSLVEDPKIPLFAMITRLVEQKGIEELCRPGYGILEGFCREQKVQVVILGTGEPWVEEELKKLSSELPNLSVKIAYNEEMSHLIEGGADFFIMPSHYEPCGLNQLYSLKYGTIPIVRKTGGLADSVRDPLSREGWKQATGFVYEKADPEYLRETLDRAVECWEESPDKVRILRRNGMNKDFSWKPSALAYIDVYEDALSDIKDRKTTEHTPGE
- a CDS encoding glycoside hydrolase family 3 protein; its protein translation is MTSFRILLLLYLITAGALSSLYSLDFNSELSSEDLASSLAADMSNDELLGQVMMLGYTGEIASPVIMDWIVEKKIGGIKIFGWNANDLSVLADTIGIMQDGALSTRLKIPLLIATDQEGGWVRHIKGESSITPGNLALGASGIPHDSYQTGYYIASELRRLGINMNFAPTVDVYLNPLADVIGPRAFSQDPIQTGVLGTAFFKGMEDAGVIATAKHFPGHGNADQDSHGTLPVIPSDRKFLDSHDLIPYKMMIQEGLPAIMAGHLAFPEITGNMKPASLCSVFLKDILRDELNYEGLVITDDLVMHGAQYENESLPEICETAIRAGSDFLLISRSPSMHQQIWNHLMYLIQNDSDFEKSMRIAAARILKVKADYLKREDHVPFKPDTQGIDQDIPAAGSQEFFFGQAARSITILRQSSFPLPANSQVLIAGLYSEFRRSGTAFFHGNSMRIPYSFETNEKWQVVDYIKEQADNFDYIIFSLSRKQDLRILKELEDLEDKIIVLSSLTPIYLNDVPWVRDAVAVYGTGIESYQAGFAAIRGDFAPRGILPIDLLNDE